The Actinomycetota bacterium genome contains the following window.
GATCCTTCGTCTCCGCAGATATCTCAAAGCAATCGGGGAGGGTTTCTCTCTCCACTATCAGGGAATGATATCTGGTAGCAACGAAGGGATTTTCGATTTCTCGGTATATGGTCTTTCCATCGTGATAAATTAGGGAAGTTTTCCCGTGAACTGGAACTGGAGCGCGGATAATCCTCCCCCCAAATACCTGAGCAATGGATTGATGTCCCAAACAAACCCCCAAGATGGGGATTTTCCCGGCGAAATATTTCACCACATTCATGGAAATGCCTGCCTCATTTGGGGTACAT
Protein-coding sequences here:
- a CDS encoding aminodeoxychorismate/anthranilate synthase component II, which produces MPTGRHGIRVFRNDKISISEIEKLNPTHIVISPGPCTPNEAGISMNVVKYFAGKIPILGVCLGHQSIAQVFGGRIIRAPVPVHGKTSLIYHDGKTIYREIENPFVATRYHSLIVERETLPDCFEISAETKDRIIMGIRHKKFPIEGVQFHPESILTAVGKKILKNFLDIT